The following are encoded in a window of Paramormyrops kingsleyae isolate MSU_618 chromosome 12, PKINGS_0.4, whole genome shotgun sequence genomic DNA:
- the LOC111845355 gene encoding interferon regulatory factor 2-like isoform X1 has product MMEGKEGDAEAKPASVSVTMPIERMRMRPWLEEQINSSKVPGLKWVNREKKIFQIPWMHAARHGWDMEKDAPLFRNWAIHTGKYQPGVDKADPKTWKANFRCAMNSLPDIEEVKDKSIKKGTNAFRVYKMLMPTERRTKKGKKRTEKEEKIKTGCRSMWGEQMSSAHMFSLAVKADNMQDSLALTDRTYHASHSLEEEQMTVGDLPDVCQTIEVTAEEEDQSVSSSQMYPLQISPVSSCADSEIDSEVDTKEGVCGMWVDAKPLFSTSEVKAPTCSLPSMATFVTSGKSNLSKVSSSGEEPLLISYGYTPWNSQPVQVVPFPTTSSSSSVSEARASVIMKTSDISKTTVKTC; this is encoded by the exons ATGATGGAAGGGAAGGAGGGTGATGCAGAAGCGAAGCCTGCTTCAGTCAGT GTCACCATGCCAATAGAGCGGATGCGAATGCGACCGTGGCTGGAAGAGCAGATAAACTCAAGTAAAGTACCAGGGCTTAAGTGGGTTAACAGG GAGAAGAAGATCTTCCAGATCCCATGGATGCATGCAGCCCGCCATGGCTGGGATATGGAGAAAGATGCTCCATTATTCAGAAACTGGGCCATTCACACAG GGAAATATCAGCCAGGGGTGGACAAGGCAGACCCAAAAACTTGGAAAGCCAATTTTCGCTGTGCCATGAACTCCCTTCCCGACATTGAAGAGGTTAAGGACAAGAGCATTAAAAAAGGAACCAATGCATTCAGGGTGTACAAGATGCTGATGCCAACAGAGCGACGGACGAAGAAAG GTAAAAAAAGGactgaaaaagaagaaaaaataaag ACAGGGTGCCGGTCCATGTGGGGAGAACAAATGAGCAGCGCACATATGTTCTCCTTAGCAGTCAAGGCCGACAACATGCAGGACAGCCTGGCCCTGACAG ACCGCACCTATCATGCGTCTCATAGCCTGGAGGAAGAGCAGATGACTGTCGGCGACCTGCCGGATGTCTGCCAGACCATCGAGGTGACAGCTGAAGAGGAGGATCAGTCTGTTAGCTCCAGTCAAATGTACCCCCTGCAGATCTCTCCAGTGTCCTCCTGTGCAG ATAGTGAAATTGATAGTGAAGTGGACACCAAGGAG GGCGTGTGTGGAATGTGGGTTGACGCAAAGCCTCTGTTCAGCACCTCCGAAGTGAAGGCGCCCACCTGTTCGTTGCCCAGCATGGCTACCTTTGTCACATCTGGGAAGTCTAACTTGTCTAAGGTGTCCAGCAGTGGAGAAGAGCCCCTCCTCATTTCATATGGCTACACTCCCTGGAACAGTCAGCCAGTGCAAGTGGTGCCGTTCCCCACCACCTCCAGCAGCTCCTCTGTCTCTGAGGCACGAGCCAGTGTCATCATGAAGACCTCCGACATCTCCAAGACCACGGTCAAGACCTGCTGA
- the LOC111845355 gene encoding interferon regulatory factor 2-like isoform X3, with protein sequence MMEGKEGDAEAKPASVSVTMPIERMRMRPWLEEQINSSKVPGLKWVNREKKIFQIPWMHAARHGWDMEKDAPLFRNWAIHTGKYQPGVDKADPKTWKANFRCAMNSLPDIEEVKDKSIKKGTNAFRVYKMLMPTERRTKKGKKRTEKEEKIKTGCRSMWGEQMSSAHMFSLAVKADNMQDSLALTDRTYHASHSLEEEQMTVGDLPDVCQTIEVTAEEEDQSVSSSQMYPLQISPVSSCAEG encoded by the exons ATGATGGAAGGGAAGGAGGGTGATGCAGAAGCGAAGCCTGCTTCAGTCAGT GTCACCATGCCAATAGAGCGGATGCGAATGCGACCGTGGCTGGAAGAGCAGATAAACTCAAGTAAAGTACCAGGGCTTAAGTGGGTTAACAGG GAGAAGAAGATCTTCCAGATCCCATGGATGCATGCAGCCCGCCATGGCTGGGATATGGAGAAAGATGCTCCATTATTCAGAAACTGGGCCATTCACACAG GGAAATATCAGCCAGGGGTGGACAAGGCAGACCCAAAAACTTGGAAAGCCAATTTTCGCTGTGCCATGAACTCCCTTCCCGACATTGAAGAGGTTAAGGACAAGAGCATTAAAAAAGGAACCAATGCATTCAGGGTGTACAAGATGCTGATGCCAACAGAGCGACGGACGAAGAAAG GTAAAAAAAGGactgaaaaagaagaaaaaataaag ACAGGGTGCCGGTCCATGTGGGGAGAACAAATGAGCAGCGCACATATGTTCTCCTTAGCAGTCAAGGCCGACAACATGCAGGACAGCCTGGCCCTGACAG ACCGCACCTATCATGCGTCTCATAGCCTGGAGGAAGAGCAGATGACTGTCGGCGACCTGCCGGATGTCTGCCAGACCATCGAGGTGACAGCTGAAGAGGAGGATCAGTCTGTTAGCTCCAGTCAAATGTACCCCCTGCAGATCTCTCCAGTGTCCTCCTGTGCAG AAGGATGA
- the LOC111845331 gene encoding glycerophosphocholine cholinephosphodiesterase ENPP6-like isoform X2, with translation MMAGLISTCAFIILCCLSGPCFGSRKLLVFLIDGFRYDYIDELENMPGFREIVDNGVKVDYITPEFPSLSFPNYYSLMTGRHCEVHQMTGNYMWDQTSLKEFNIGTNPDSRLPTWWEGSEPLWVTMQKLKKDVYMYYWPGCDVTILGVRPAYCKQPESDKPEKRLTDAIEHALNALKGQIAMATVYYENIDVEGHHHGPQSSQVKTAILNLDIALQTLNRKIEEKNLQEDLNVIMFSDHGMTDIQWMEKVIELQLYINMSDIIKMMDRGPVVSLWPKPAKFESVYRNLSIARNMKVYKKPEIPQRFHYKGGKFVAALTLVADPGWFITESIAKLPYWQNGTGNGWQRGWHGYDNEFLDMRGFFLARGPDFRKNYKAAPIRTVDVYNLMCSVLGIQPLPNNGSWSRVEYMLSGAATQSPPFLLGTAASILLALVLTF, from the exons ATGATGGCAGGACTAATATCAACATGTGCCTTCATTATACTCTGCTGTTTATCGGGACCATGCTTCGGCAGCCGAAAACTCCTGGTGTTTCTGATCGACGGCTTCCGTTACGATTACATCGACGAGCTGGAGAACATGCCGGGGTTCCGAGAAATAGTGGATAACGGCGTTAAGGTGGATTACATCACGCCCGAGTTCCCAAGTCTCTCCTTCCCTAATTACTACTCACTAATGACAG GGCGGCATTGTGAAGTGCACCAGATGACGGGGAATTACATGTGGGATCAAACCTCGCTGAAGGAGTTCAACATCGGCACAAACCCGGACAGCCGCCTGCCGACATGGTGGGAGGGTTCGGAGCCCCTCTGGGTGACCATGCAGAAACTGAAGAAAGACGTCTATATGTATTACTGGCCAG gttgcgatgtgacaattctgGGAGTGCGTCCTGCATATTGTAAGCAGCCTGAGTCTGACAAACCTGAGAAACGCCTTACAGATGCCATTGAACATGCTCTCAACGCACTAAA GGGCCAGATCGCCATGGCTACAGTGTACTATGAGAATATTGATGTGGAGGGACACCACCATGGCCCCCAGTCCTCACAGGTGAAGACCGCGATCTTAAACCTGGACATCGCACTTCAGACATTGAACAGGAAAATTGAG GAGAAAAACTTGCAGGAAGACCTTAATGTTATAATGTTCTCGGACCACGGTATGACTGACATACAGTGGATGGAGAAGGTCATCGAGCTCCAGCTGTACATCAACATGTCTGACATTATAAAGATGATGGACAGGGGACCTGTTGTCAGTCTGTGGCCCAAACCAGCCAAGTTTGAATCG GTTTACAGAAATCTAAGCATTGCAAGGAACATGAAGGTGTACAAGAAACCAGAAATTCCACAGCGATTCCATTACAAGGGTGGGAAGTTTGTTGCTGCATTGACTCTCGTGGCTGACCCTGGATGGTTCATTACTGAG AGCATAGCAAAGCTGCCTTACTGGCAGAACGGCACTGGGAATGGCTGGCAGCGTGGATGGCACGGCTATGATAACGAGTTCCTGGACATGAGGGGATTCTTTCTGGCTCGTGGACCAG ACTTCAGGAAGAATTATAAGGCAGCTCCAATCCGCACGGTGGACGTGTACAACTTAATGTGCAGCGTCCTTGGGATCCAGCCGCTACCCAACAACGGTTCCTGGTCCCGGGTGGAGTACATGTTGAGCGGAGCAGCTACCCAGTCCCCACCTTTCCTCCTCGGCACCGCTGCCTCCATCCTGCTGGCGCTGGTCCTGACCTTCTAG
- the cenpu gene encoding uncharacterized protein cenpu isoform X2, with translation MSSKSRVGAVLKSVRQELKKRKVLSPPNISSIEKASFLDDNDISFSGNPLHSTALDDDLSPTQKKMTKPSKPSVKRKAPNVNTDKSTKTTPQNRTLRKKASAVKSRSKTTSLKRKVTTEKRRESEVSASCDTLPEEQTLEEDESGSASSGPAMESVRKSRRKSTSKATTPAVQKKMAPAVSEDHSPSSPERNTAATARQNSVSSLSSEELSDEDPNWHAPKGKKNYLPNNVERRRASSGSSTVRRKVTSKKKNILFGPSDANKPPKKEKKRGRGNKRGLIDLEVVLMAFQDFVSNHIKTLDSGTVTKAVNAFSESVENQLTQYISEIKGLNTLKKQNVKINGTINRKTAKLVEVKNELIKKEMELRKLQKEHSQLEERLTDIRTSTAFLADIQDLQKSYLAYREDHPNEVEVYGPSSLPALLLEARSVMGAEHQLSIINHKLQQVPVLPLQSLNKYAQPVFHLSK, from the exons GAAACCCGCTACACAGCACTGCTCTAGATGATGATCTCAGTCCCACCCAAAAGAAAATGACGAAACCATCGAAACCCTCTGTCAAGAGGAAGGCACCAAACGTCAACACTGACAAGTCTACAAAGACGACACCACAGAACAGGACTCTGAGAAAAAAGGCCTCTGCAGTCAAATCAAG GTCCAAGACGACCAGTCTGAAGAGAAAGGTAACAACTGAGAAACGGAGAGAGTCTGAAGTTTCTGCATCATGTGACACACTTCCCGAAGAGCAGACCCTGGAAGAAGATGAATCT GGTTCTGCATCCTCAGGACCAGCAATGGAGTCTGTCCGCAAAAGCCGGAGGAAAAGCACATCAAAGGCCACCACGCCTGCTGTCCAAAAGAAGATGGCACCTGCCGTTTCTGAAGACCATTCTCCATCCAGCCCAGAG AGAAACACTGCGGCAACTGCAAGACAGAACAGTGTGTCATCTTTGTCCTCTGAAGAGCTGAGTGATGAAGACCCCAACTGG CATGCACCAAAAGGTAAGAAGAATTACTTGCCAAACAACGTGGAAAGGAGGAGGGCCTCGTCTGGGTCTTCAACGGTCAGGAGAAAAGTGACGAGCAAGAAGAAGAACATTCTTTTTGGACCTTCAG ATGCCAACAAACCACCCAAGAAGGAGAAGAAGCGAGGCAGAGGAAATAAAAGGGGTCTCATTGACCTGGAGGTGGTGCTGATGGCCTTTCAAGATTTTGTGTCGAATCACAT AAAAACTCTGGATTCTGGTACAGTCACAAAGGCTGTAAATGCCTTCTCAGAGTCCGTTGAAAATCAACTCACTCAATAT ATCTCAGAGATAAAGGGGTTAAACACCTTGAAGAAACAGAATGTGAAG ATCAATGGTACTATAAACCGGAAGACAGCCAAACTGGTAGAGGTGAAAAATGAACTCATAAA gaaagagatggagctgAGGAAGCTGCAGAAGGAGCATTCCCAGCTGGAGGAGAGACTGACAGACATTAGGACCAGCACTGCCTTTCTGGCGGACATACAGGACCTACAGAAGAGCTACTTGGCATATAGGGAGGACCACCCAAATGAGGTGGAAGTG TATGGCCCCTCCAGCCTCCCCGCCCTGCTCCTTGAAGCTCGCAGTGTGATGGGCGCAGAGCACCAGCTGAGCATTATTAACCACAAACTCCAGCAG GTTCCTGTGCTGCCCCTACAGtcattaaataaatatgcaCAACCAGTATTTCATTTAAGTAAATGA
- the LOC111845355 gene encoding interferon regulatory factor 2-like isoform X2, whose translation MPIERMRMRPWLEEQINSSKVPGLKWVNREKKIFQIPWMHAARHGWDMEKDAPLFRNWAIHTGKYQPGVDKADPKTWKANFRCAMNSLPDIEEVKDKSIKKGTNAFRVYKMLMPTERRTKKGKKRTEKEEKIKTGCRSMWGEQMSSAHMFSLAVKADNMQDSLALTDRTYHASHSLEEEQMTVGDLPDVCQTIEVTAEEEDQSVSSSQMYPLQISPVSSCADSEIDSEVDTKEGVCGMWVDAKPLFSTSEVKAPTCSLPSMATFVTSGKSNLSKVSSSGEEPLLISYGYTPWNSQPVQVVPFPTTSSSSSVSEARASVIMKTSDISKTTVKTC comes from the exons ATGCCAATAGAGCGGATGCGAATGCGACCGTGGCTGGAAGAGCAGATAAACTCAAGTAAAGTACCAGGGCTTAAGTGGGTTAACAGG GAGAAGAAGATCTTCCAGATCCCATGGATGCATGCAGCCCGCCATGGCTGGGATATGGAGAAAGATGCTCCATTATTCAGAAACTGGGCCATTCACACAG GGAAATATCAGCCAGGGGTGGACAAGGCAGACCCAAAAACTTGGAAAGCCAATTTTCGCTGTGCCATGAACTCCCTTCCCGACATTGAAGAGGTTAAGGACAAGAGCATTAAAAAAGGAACCAATGCATTCAGGGTGTACAAGATGCTGATGCCAACAGAGCGACGGACGAAGAAAG GTAAAAAAAGGactgaaaaagaagaaaaaataaag ACAGGGTGCCGGTCCATGTGGGGAGAACAAATGAGCAGCGCACATATGTTCTCCTTAGCAGTCAAGGCCGACAACATGCAGGACAGCCTGGCCCTGACAG ACCGCACCTATCATGCGTCTCATAGCCTGGAGGAAGAGCAGATGACTGTCGGCGACCTGCCGGATGTCTGCCAGACCATCGAGGTGACAGCTGAAGAGGAGGATCAGTCTGTTAGCTCCAGTCAAATGTACCCCCTGCAGATCTCTCCAGTGTCCTCCTGTGCAG ATAGTGAAATTGATAGTGAAGTGGACACCAAGGAG GGCGTGTGTGGAATGTGGGTTGACGCAAAGCCTCTGTTCAGCACCTCCGAAGTGAAGGCGCCCACCTGTTCGTTGCCCAGCATGGCTACCTTTGTCACATCTGGGAAGTCTAACTTGTCTAAGGTGTCCAGCAGTGGAGAAGAGCCCCTCCTCATTTCATATGGCTACACTCCCTGGAACAGTCAGCCAGTGCAAGTGGTGCCGTTCCCCACCACCTCCAGCAGCTCCTCTGTCTCTGAGGCACGAGCCAGTGTCATCATGAAGACCTCCGACATCTCCAAGACCACGGTCAAGACCTGCTGA
- the LOC111845331 gene encoding glycerophosphocholine cholinephosphodiesterase ENPP6-like isoform X1: MMAGLISTCAFIILCCLSGPCFGSRKLLVFLIDGFRYDYIDELENMPGFREIVDNGVKVDYITPEFPSLSFPNYYSLMTGRHCEVHQMTGNYMWDQTSLKEFNIGTNPDSRLPTWWEGSEPLWVTMQKLKKDVYMYYWPGCDVTILGVRPAYCKQPESDKPEKRLTDAIEHALNALNRGQIAMATVYYENIDVEGHHHGPQSSQVKTAILNLDIALQTLNRKIEEKNLQEDLNVIMFSDHGMTDIQWMEKVIELQLYINMSDIIKMMDRGPVVSLWPKPAKFESVYRNLSIARNMKVYKKPEIPQRFHYKGGKFVAALTLVADPGWFITESIAKLPYWQNGTGNGWQRGWHGYDNEFLDMRGFFLARGPDFRKNYKAAPIRTVDVYNLMCSVLGIQPLPNNGSWSRVEYMLSGAATQSPPFLLGTAASILLALVLTF; the protein is encoded by the exons ATGATGGCAGGACTAATATCAACATGTGCCTTCATTATACTCTGCTGTTTATCGGGACCATGCTTCGGCAGCCGAAAACTCCTGGTGTTTCTGATCGACGGCTTCCGTTACGATTACATCGACGAGCTGGAGAACATGCCGGGGTTCCGAGAAATAGTGGATAACGGCGTTAAGGTGGATTACATCACGCCCGAGTTCCCAAGTCTCTCCTTCCCTAATTACTACTCACTAATGACAG GGCGGCATTGTGAAGTGCACCAGATGACGGGGAATTACATGTGGGATCAAACCTCGCTGAAGGAGTTCAACATCGGCACAAACCCGGACAGCCGCCTGCCGACATGGTGGGAGGGTTCGGAGCCCCTCTGGGTGACCATGCAGAAACTGAAGAAAGACGTCTATATGTATTACTGGCCAG gttgcgatgtgacaattctgGGAGTGCGTCCTGCATATTGTAAGCAGCCTGAGTCTGACAAACCTGAGAAACGCCTTACAGATGCCATTGAACATGCTCTCAACGCACTAAA TAGGGGCCAGATCGCCATGGCTACAGTGTACTATGAGAATATTGATGTGGAGGGACACCACCATGGCCCCCAGTCCTCACAGGTGAAGACCGCGATCTTAAACCTGGACATCGCACTTCAGACATTGAACAGGAAAATTGAG GAGAAAAACTTGCAGGAAGACCTTAATGTTATAATGTTCTCGGACCACGGTATGACTGACATACAGTGGATGGAGAAGGTCATCGAGCTCCAGCTGTACATCAACATGTCTGACATTATAAAGATGATGGACAGGGGACCTGTTGTCAGTCTGTGGCCCAAACCAGCCAAGTTTGAATCG GTTTACAGAAATCTAAGCATTGCAAGGAACATGAAGGTGTACAAGAAACCAGAAATTCCACAGCGATTCCATTACAAGGGTGGGAAGTTTGTTGCTGCATTGACTCTCGTGGCTGACCCTGGATGGTTCATTACTGAG AGCATAGCAAAGCTGCCTTACTGGCAGAACGGCACTGGGAATGGCTGGCAGCGTGGATGGCACGGCTATGATAACGAGTTCCTGGACATGAGGGGATTCTTTCTGGCTCGTGGACCAG ACTTCAGGAAGAATTATAAGGCAGCTCCAATCCGCACGGTGGACGTGTACAACTTAATGTGCAGCGTCCTTGGGATCCAGCCGCTACCCAACAACGGTTCCTGGTCCCGGGTGGAGTACATGTTGAGCGGAGCAGCTACCCAGTCCCCACCTTTCCTCCTCGGCACCGCTGCCTCCATCCTGCTGGCGCTGGTCCTGACCTTCTAG